One stretch of Roseimicrobium sp. ORNL1 DNA includes these proteins:
- the murA gene encoding UDP-N-acetylglucosamine 1-carboxyvinyltransferase yields MQKLIVQGGTRLRGKVTISGSKNSSLPILAATLLTKDECIIRQVPDLSDTNYMLQILRELGAEVERASGTMHIKAEKIISDTPYDLVRKMRASICVMGPLTGRLRKAVVSMPGGCVIGDRPVDLHLKGLEYLGAKVQMDGGNIHIEATEPLKGTTMNLSGKFGSTVLGTDNVLMAAVLTKGTTIIEGAAAEPEVEDLANFLIKMGAKIEGAGTTRIVVEGVEELHGAEHTVIPDRIEAGTFLVAGAICGDGVMVRRVNPAHLKTTTDVLLGCGYDVAIADDTVTVMPGNGDLKGFHFTTRPYPGFPTDMQAQFCALACTLQGQLSTARETIFPQRFMHVPELKRMGASIEMEGDTARITGVPQLSGAPVMASDLRASAALVLAALNAKGTTEVHRLYHIDRGYEHLDEKLATLGAVLQRAKE; encoded by the coding sequence ATGCAAAAGCTCATCGTCCAAGGAGGCACCCGTCTGCGCGGCAAGGTAACCATCAGCGGCTCGAAAAACTCCTCGCTGCCCATTCTCGCGGCCACGCTGCTGACCAAGGACGAATGCATCATCCGCCAGGTGCCGGATCTCAGCGATACGAACTACATGCTGCAGATCCTGCGCGAGCTCGGCGCCGAAGTGGAGCGAGCCAGCGGCACCATGCACATCAAGGCGGAGAAGATCATCTCCGACACGCCCTACGATCTCGTGCGTAAAATGCGCGCCTCGATCTGCGTGATGGGCCCTCTCACCGGACGCCTGCGCAAGGCCGTGGTCTCCATGCCCGGCGGCTGCGTCATCGGTGACCGTCCGGTGGACCTCCACCTCAAGGGTCTCGAATACCTCGGAGCCAAGGTGCAGATGGATGGCGGCAACATTCACATTGAAGCCACCGAGCCTCTCAAGGGCACGACCATGAATCTCTCGGGCAAGTTCGGCTCCACCGTGCTGGGTACCGACAATGTGCTCATGGCGGCCGTGCTCACGAAGGGCACGACCATCATCGAAGGCGCTGCTGCCGAGCCTGAAGTGGAAGACCTCGCGAATTTCCTCATCAAGATGGGCGCGAAGATCGAAGGCGCTGGCACCACACGCATCGTGGTGGAAGGCGTGGAAGAGCTTCACGGCGCCGAGCACACCGTCATTCCGGATCGTATTGAAGCTGGCACCTTCCTGGTCGCTGGCGCGATTTGCGGTGATGGCGTCATGGTCCGCCGCGTGAATCCTGCCCACCTCAAGACCACCACGGACGTTCTGCTGGGTTGCGGCTACGACGTGGCCATTGCCGATGACACGGTGACCGTGATGCCCGGCAACGGCGACCTCAAGGGCTTCCACTTCACCACCCGCCCCTACCCCGGGTTCCCCACGGACATGCAGGCGCAGTTCTGTGCGTTGGCTTGCACTCTTCAAGGTCAGCTGAGCACCGCGCGTGAGACCATCTTCCCCCAGCGCTTCATGCACGTGCCTGAGCTCAAGCGCATGGGAGCCAGCATCGAAATGGAAGGCGACACCGCCCGCATCACCGGGGTTCCCCAACTGAGCGGTGCACCCGTGATGGCCAGTGACCTGCGCGCCTCCGCTGCCTTGGTGCTCGCCGCCTTGAATGCCAAGGGCACCACCGAAGTGCACCGCCTCTACCACATCGACCGCGGCTACGAGCACCTCGATGAGAAGCTCGCCACGCTTGGCGCGGTGCTGCAGCGGGCGAAGGAGTAG